A region of the Synechococcus sp. PCC 7502 genome:
GCGGCAGCAGTACAGTTTGCAGATCGGGTTAATACTGTATCTCCCACCTATGCCAAACAAATTTGCACTCCTGCCTATGGTGAAGGTTTGGAAAGCACTTTATCATATCTTTCTCCCAGTGGAATCTTAAATGGCATTGATATTGACCAATTTAATCCCAGTACTGATAAATATTTAGCCAAGAACTTTGACAGTGAAACCCTTGCCAAACGCATCGCTAATAAAAGTGCTTTACAGGAAGAAATTGGGTTGCAGGTAAATAAGTCTGCTTTCCTTGTAGGCATGGTAACTAGGCTGGTTGAACAAAAAGGCTTAGATTTATTAATTCAAGTTTTAGATCGATTTCTAGCCTATACCGATGCTCAGTTCGTAATTTTAGGGACAGGCGATCGTTACTACGAAACTCAAATGTGGCAAATTGCTTCTCGTTTCCCCGGCAGGATGTCAGCACAGATTTTATATAATGCGGCACTATCTCAGCGTATTTATGCAGGTACTGACGCTTTCTTAATGCCTAGTAGGTTTGAACCGTGTGGCATTAGTCAAATGCTGGCTTTACGTTATGGCTCGGTGCCAATTGTGCGGAGAACGGGGGGATTAGTGGATACAGTTCAGCATCATGTGCCTAGCTTAAATCAGGGTAATGGCTATTGCTTTGATCGCTACGAACCACTTGATCTCTATACTTGCATGATCAGAGCATGGGAGGGATTCTCTTATAAAGAACCTTGGCATGATCTGCAAAAACGGGGAATGGCAGGAGATTTTAGTTGGGATACTTCTGCTAAACAATATATTGAGTTATATCGTTCGATTCCAGGGATGGAACTTGCCTAAGATCGCTATTTATTCTATTGGCACTACGTAATGTAAATGATAGGTATGTAGAGAGAGGGTTTAGCTTTCCTGATCCATGACAGTTTGACCAAGATATTGAGAGGATTGTGCTTGTTAATTTTTGGGAATAGCGATCGCCCTTAATACCCTTAATAATTTCCACCAATAAAGACTGAAGAAACATTTCCCCAGTCTTGGCTACAAAGATTAATTTAGGTTACTTAAGAGAACTTATCTTAAAATTACAGAAGCAGAATTTAAGGATTCTTTGAGACTACGCACCACAGCAATCATTGCTATTTGATCTTTAAGTTGATTTACCGCCGAACCAACCCCTACTCCAGATGCTCCAGCAGCGATCGCCATTGGAATAGTAACATCCGTTAATCCCGAAGCACAAAGCACAGGCACAGATACAGCACGACTAATCGCATGGGCAGCAGCAAGGGTAGGCGCAGCTTTTTCAATTAAGCCCAGAATTCCGCTATGTAAAGGATTACTACTGGTACCACCTTCAGTTTGAATGATATCAGCACCACAGGCTACCAATTCTTCAGCCAGAGTTACTTGTTGATCGAGGGGTAAGGTATGAGGCACAGTTACAGATAGTAAAGTCTCGGGTAATAAATTTCTGGTGGCTTTAGTCAAGGCAATTACCTCTAACCCCGAAAATATCCGTCCTTGGGTGTAAAAACTATCATAGTTACCAATTTCCACTAGGTCGGCTCCAGCATCTACTGCCTCTACTAATTTCTCTGGAGCGATCGCTGACACACACACAGGTAAGTTGGTTTGAGCTTTAGTTTGTCTAATTAAGTTGCGATCAGCAGCAATATCCACAAAGGTTGCACCACCCAAAGTAGCAGCTTCCACAACCATTGCCACGAACTGAGAATCAAAGTTTTGCAAACCGCTAATAATTTTTAATGCCTGACGGTGGGTAAGGGTTTGGCGTAATTGGTTTAAGGTTGTCATGGTTATTCTTGGAGATGATTGTTTAGATTAACCTAATATACCCCGCAAATACCAGAGTAGAAAATTAGCAAAATCATAAATTGATCGCCGTCTTAAATCAGCAAATAATCAGCAAACTTAATCTTGAGGCGTTAGGATGAGATTAGCTTTTAAGGGGATTTGCAAAATCTTAATAATCTTCTTAAATGTTTAAGCAATTAAGGGCTTGCCCCAGTAACCTGCAAAGAATACCCCAAACAATTTGCTAAAGCGTCAAATTAACAACTAAAATACTTACTGCCTCACTGCATTAATCTGCTCACTATTCACCTATGCCTAAAATTCTCGTTTCCGATCCTATTGATCAAGTTGGTATTGATATACTCTCTCAGGTTGCCACGGTTGATATAAAAACTAACCTTACCCCCGATGAATTAGTACAAGTCATTCCCGACTACGATGCCATTATGATTCGCTCTGGCACTAAGCTAACTAAGCAAGCGATCGAAGCGGGCAAAAACCTCAAAATTATTGGTCGAGCAGGTGTAGGCGTAGATAATGTTGATGTTCCTACGGCGACTCGTCAAGGAATTGTGGTTGTAAACTCCCCTGAAGGAAATACGATTGCAGCAGCAGAACATGCCCTCGCCATGATGTTATCTTTATCTCGGTTTGTCCCAGAGGCAAATGCTTCGATTAAATCAGGGAAATGGGATCGCAAAAGCTTTACTGGGGTTGAAGTTTATAAAAAAACCCTTGGCGTTGTGGGCTTAGGAAAAATTGGTTCCCATGTTGCCACGGTTGCCAAGTCCATGGGCATGAAACTGCTAGCATATGATCCTTTTTTAAGTGCAGAGCGTGCCGAACAGTTGGGCGTAAGCTTAGTGGAGCTAGAAATTTTACTGCGGGAATCGGACTATATTACCCTGCACATTCCTAAAACTAAAGAAACCCAGCATTTAATCAATGCCAAAACCCTAGGGATCATGAAGCCCAATGCGCGGATTATTAACTGTGCAAGGGGAGGGATTATCGATGAAGCAGCCCTTACCGAAGCATTAATTAATGGCACCATTGCGGGCGCAGCAATTGATGTATTTGAAAATGAACCCCTAGAAGCGGATTCACCCCTGAGAAATGCTCCCGCCAGTCGGCTTGTGCTTACTCCTCACTTGGGGGCATCTACGGAAGAGGCTCAAGCAAATGTAGCAATCGATGTGGCTGAGCAAATTCGAGATGTATTATTAGGTTTGCCCGCCCGAGCCGCAGTTAATATTCCCGGACTACGCCCCGATGTTTGGCAAAAACTCAAGCCCTATCTGCAACTTTCGGAAATGCTAGGGAATCTGGTAGGGCAATTGGCTGGAGGACGGGTAGATAACCTAGATGTGCGCTTACAGGGTGAAATTGCCACTAGTGATAGCCAACCCATAGTTGTAGCCGCATTAAAAGGTTTATTATCCCAAGCATTGCAAGAACGGGTAAATTTTGTGAATGCAAGTCTGGAAGCGAAAGAGCGGGGAATTAGGGTTACAGAGACTCGTGATGCAGCGATCGAGGACTATACGGGGTCTTTGACTTTAACGGCAAAGGGTTCCCAAGGGCAGCAGTCTGTGACGGGAGCATTACTGGGCAAGGGTGAAATTCGGATTACAAATATCAATGACTTCCCGATCAATGTTGCCCCCACTCACTACATGCTTTTGACCTTGCATCGGGATATGCCCGGCATTATTGGCAAAATTGGTTCTTTATTAGGAACATTTAATGTCAACATAGCGAGTATGCAGGTTGGACGACGGATTGTCAGGGGCGAAGCAGTGATGGTAATTAATATTGATGATCCGTTACCCAGTGGGTTGCTTGATGAAATCGGACATATTCAGGGTGTGACGGATGCCTTTATGGTTAATTTATAAGTTAAGTGTTGAACTCCTCTGAAAATTCATCATTCATCGGTTTGTTAAAGTTAGTTTATAGATAAAAGTAATGTTTACAACTGCTGAATTTGGCACATTAACCCAGGGCATGGGTATTTTGGTGTTGGTATTAGCACTGATTACGGCGGTAGCGTTTGGGCGATCAGTAAGCTGGCGATTTCGCATGGTTGGGATCACTTCTTTTGCAGTGGTGTTAACGGCGGGATTATTTGCGCTGTCCTTGGCACCAATTACGCGAACCAGTGTGGAGGGAGCTTTGCCCTATGTGTTAGTTTACGATCGCCTCGGTCCAGAAGCGGTAATCACCGTACCCTCGGATATTAAGGCACCCCAGTTAGAGGCAACCCTAAAGCAGGCAGCAACAAATTTATTTTCCCCCGGACGTAATAGTTTGGGTGAATCATCTACGTTAAAAATTAGAGCAAGGACTATTCTTCATCCCAGGGAAGGGGTTTCACAGTTAGTATATTTAGGAGAATTAGAGAGGTCGCTACGGATGCGTAATGATCCAGATATGACGGTCAAGATTTTTAGTGATCGCCTATCTAACCTTCAAAAGTTATAAACATGTCCGTTTACCTTGACTATGCGGCTACAACTCCCACCCGTCCTGAGGTTATTGATCTAATCACAGAGGTTTTGCGGTCACAGTGGGGTAATCCTTCCAGCTTGCATAATTGGGGTGAACGTTCGACTATGGCTGTGGAGAGATCGCGGTTCATGGTTGCGGATTTAATTAATGCGGATCCTGAGGGCATAATTTTTACGTCTGGTGGAACGGAGTCTAACAATTTAGCATTGTGGGGAATTACCCAACAGTATGACAAGCCTCAACATCTAATTATTTCTGCTGTGGAGCATTCAGCGATCGCCCAACCTGCAAAGGTTTTATCACAAATGGGCTGGTCAGTAACTGAACTACCTGTGGATCAAACTGGTAGAGTTAACCCTTCTGATTTAATTAAGGAAATTCAGCCTAATACCGTATTAGTTTCCGTAATTTTTGCCCAAAATGAAATTGGTACAATTCAGCCGATCGCCGAGTTAGGAAAGATTTGTCGAGATGCTAAGGTGCTTTTTCATACGGATGCTGTCCAAGCGATCGGGAGAATAGATGTAAATCTCCAAGTTTTGCCTGTGGATTTACTAACAATCTCTGCCCATAAAATCTATGGCGGTCAGGGAGTTGGGGCTTTATATGTTCGCCCTAATTTACAGTTGATCCCACTAATTTTAGGCGGGGGGCAAGAACGAGGTATAAGGTCGGGGACAGAATCCGTTGCGGCGATCGCTGGGTTTGGATTGGCTGCTGAGTTGGCTAAATCGGAAATTGCCACAGAGATGCCAAGATTAAGAGCCTTGAGCGATCAGCTATTTAGGGAATTAGAAGATATACCCAACCTAATTCCTACTGGGGCGAAAAATGAACTCAGGCTACCCAATCATGTCAGTTTTTGTCATAGTTCCATAGATGGACGGCATATAGTTAGGGCAATGAATGCGACGGGAATTGGTATTAGCGCTGGTTCCGCCTGTAGCAGTGGGTCATTAATACCTAGTTCAACTCTTTTAGCAATGGGATTTAGTCATAGTCAAGCTTTAGGAGCTATTCGTCTGAGCTTAGGACTTAGGACAAGGTCATTAGATATTGAACAGGCAATTTTAAGTTTGAAGAAAGCTTTAGAAATCTCCCCCTCATTCAAATTAAACTAAAAAATTTTTGGAGTTGTTGAAATTTTGAAATTATAAGTTTGATTGCAGATACATGTTATTTGAGTCACTTCCTTAAAACAGTTGAAGTATATTCGTATCCAGCCCAATTAATCTTAAACTACATTCAGACTGTAAGTTTCAAGCGAACGCCATGAATAAAAAACTAACTAAAAATCTAATCCTAAGATTGGCAGGAGTAGCTACCTGCTCACTTGCAACTTTTTACTCTGCCTCAAGTTGGTCAAAGGAAAATACTCCAGAATATAAGTCTGACTATAAACAAGATATTAAGGTTACGCAACTACTTAAAACTCAGACTACCTCCATAGGTCAGCCAATTAACTTTGCCACAATCAATAAACCAGAAGTAACAGCCGTAAAAGTTGAAATTCCGCCCGGAAAAGAAACAGGTTGGCACAAGCACCCTCATCCGGGATATGCCTATATTATTCAAGGCACATTAACCCTAGAACTTGAAAGAAATCAGAAATTTACATTTAAACCGGGTAGCACATTCGTAGAGGTAGTAGGTACTTTGCATAATGGCAAAAATTTGGGAAACGAACCAGTAATTCTGATCGCCTTTTTTACGGCGGAGGCAGGACAGCCCTTTGCAATTCCTGCAAATCCGAAATAGCCAGAGATTATTTTAAAATTCTAAGCTTCAGAATCCCAGTCATTTAACGATTTGGTATTACACAATTTACTTAACACTCTCTGAATTTAGGAATATTAAAGTGCGGCAATCCGATCTAGGTCTCTCTTGACCTCAAATGCTAGTTCTCGATTACTTGGATCAGTATTTAAAGCCTTATTTAAGAATACTTCTGCTTCTTTATATTTCTTTTTTAAGATTAGCTCATTGCCCCAACGATGATAGGTTACTGCCTGCCAGTGAATTACCTCTGGGGACTGGGGAAATTTGCCTCGCATTCCTTCTGCTATGGCGATCGCGACAATATATTTTCTCTGCTTTAAGAGGTCTTGCAGCCGTCTAAGGGTATCAAGTTTAAGTCTTAGCTCCGGATCACTAGCAATTGGATCAACTTTTTGGCGAACATCTTTGGATCTTACTTCGGATTTAACTTCAACTTTAACCTTAGGGGTTGGTGGGGTACGGGTAGGTTGGGGTTCTGGATGGTAGGATTGACTAAAATTAGCTGCCTGTGGAGGAATTATACCTAGCTGCACATCTTTCAAAATTTGATACGCCTGCTGTACTAAACGAAACTTATCTGCCGCCGCAGGATCATCTTGATTAACATCGGGATGGTACTTTCTTGCTAATCGCCGATAGGAGAGCTTTATATCTTCTAAAGATGCCCCCCGTGATAACCCTAATAATCGATAGCATTCAGACTGCTGCATTCTGAAAATTACTGAGCTTTTTTACGAATAGAGTAGCTGCCATTTTTTAAGGTTGATGATCCTTTATTTGCTTCGACGAGTTCCATAAACTTATTAAGAGCTTGCTCTTTTGTAGCACACTCCGCAATAACATGAAATTTACTTGAAATATTTGTCTGGATAATCACTTGGTACATAATATTTCCCCAATTAAGCTTTATTTTAAATCTGGTTTTAAATTTAGTTTTATACTACCAAGGACTACCAACTATAGTAAATCCTGCCCAATAGAAAGGATGGGATAAATCTCGGTTAATTGTAACTAGGTTACTGGGCAAGTTAATTGGGGTACCCCTTAGACTTCTAATAGCACCATCTTTAAAGGTGATTTCTTTACGCAGCATAGCTAATTGTGCCTGCCTTAAGCCTTCAGCTTTGATTGTGACCTCAGGACGGTTCATCTGTCGATAAAACTCACTCATTAAAGACAGTGTACCCTCATCACTGACCTGCCATAAACTTGCTAAGACTGATTTTACTCCAGACTGGAATGCCAGCCCGGCAAAACCTAATTGATCTGTTTGATCGCCAGCCGCAGTTTTACAAGCACTTAAAACTAGAAGCTCTACGTCTTTCCAGCCTAAATTACGAATTTGCTGAGGTCTGAGTTGCTCATCTCCCCAAAGCTGAATATAGGAGTCACCACCAGAGGTAAATTCGGCATGGGTTGCAAGGTGAATAATACCGTAGGGGGTTTGATTACGCTGTGAGGTTAAATTTTCAAGACTAAAGTTTTGATTTAAAAATGAAACCCCATTCCATTCGCGACTCACAACTTTTACTTCTAAAGGTACAGCAGGCAAAGCTTTCAAGTTGGGATTACGAAACTCCGAGGCACCCATAACTAATGCCTGAACTTTGCGTAAATTGCGATAGCGGGTATCAACTAAACTCAAACCTGGAATTAAACCAAGACTATACTTTTCTACCATAAATTTTTTGCCATCATGAAAAGCTGCCACAGGGCGATCGCGCATTCCTTCAGGCATTTCAAACAACACCGTATCTATCTGCTGTTTCTCTAATTCGCTATCTAGGGGAGCTACTAACCATTGATAGAGCTTCTGAGCAGGTTTTAGGTAATCTTGAGGATTATTTCTGCCAATTGGCACAGAAGCAACTTCTAGGGACAAGTTATCAGCTTGATCAATGACTTGCTTACGATTAATAGGTAAAGACTTAACAATTTTGCCCTTAGATGTGGAGAGAATCAAGACTAGGCGATCGCCCCCTGGGGTAAATTTAACTGTAATAATTGCTGGTTTTTTGCCAGTTTCTCGTTCTAAATCCTGAAGTATTTCTTCATTAGTAGATCGCAGAAAGTCTTGGGTAGGAAGAGAAAGAGTAACAACTGTTTTAGGTGTTTCCTCAATGGGAGGGCGAGATTCAAAAGGTACGGGAGTTGGGGTCGGTGTTGGGATGGGGGTTGGTGTTGGAGTAGGTACGGGAGTGGGTGTAGGCGTTGGGGTCGGTGTAGGTAAAGGCGTGGGAGTTCCACCAACTCCAGTAAAGGCAAAAATGAAAGTAGCAGGTGTTCCAGTAATTTGATTACCAATACCAGCACTATTTACCCCTGAAGATAAGCCTAGGGAATAAACTTCTGCTCCTACAGATGTAAGAGCAGTTCCCGCATTTGCCAGACTAGGTGTTGCCCCGTAAAAAATATTAAATACTTGACTCTTGCCTGCCGCCAGATTGCCAAAGCCAAAGGTAAAGGCTGAACCTTGATCTAGGGGACCATTATTCACAAAATCTCGATTTAGAGTAGAAGGGGTAATTGGTGAGTTGGTTGCTAGGGGATTAACATTACCGAAGCCATTATTGCTGGAATAAATGACATTTGTAGCTTTTTCTCGTCCTTGTACAGTTACATATTCTCTAAATTCTGTAGGGGGGATATCCCAGTCTTGGGTACGATTGTAGCGAATATCGTTAATGGTAGCAGCACTGGTATTAGTGATAGTAACTTGGTTCTTAAATAAAGCGGTAGTTTCTGGTGCGGGAGCATAGGTTTGGGTAACTTTCAGATTGGGTAAAGTACTGAGTACAGTTGTAGTTGACACAGATGTGGGCGTGGAACTCCAATTAGTGATTTTTAAATTACCAGGATTAGGATTAGCAGGAGAAGCTCCACCCGCAATACCATTCCCAGAAACACCCCAACCTTCACATAAGCAACCGGGAGCAAGGGCATCTCCCACTCCTTGAAATAGAAGTCCCACTCCTCCAGCATCGGTGATTGGATTTAAGTCACCTGTACCACGAATCCCAAGACTGATTTTACCTGTGGTGATTACAGCCCCAAGGGTGGGAATTAAAATCTCCCCATTGGTACTTGAGAGATTGATATTACCCGCAGCTAGCCACTCTGTTGGATTAGCTCCTAGGCTACCTGTATCAATTTTGGTGGCTGTAATATTACCAAAGGCAGTAATGGTAACAGAGCCGCCCAAGCTACCTGTTGAACCTTTAGTATTCAAACTACCTAAATTTATGCCACCCTTAGATGCCGTAAGAGTAATATTGCCGCCCGGACTAGTTCTGGTAGTATCGATATTGCTAGTGGTGATATTGCCTGCGGTAATACCTAAGTTTGCACCCCATGTGGAGATATTTCCAGTATTAGCTGAATTATCAGCCGTAAGATTGACTACTCCACCATTACCTTTTTGGGCGATCGTCGTAATGTTCCCCACGGATAGATTATTAGCTTTTACCGTTACACTGCCCGCATTACCCGAAGTAGCAGTAAATCGAGTCCCAGCCGTGGCAGAAGTATTAGTTGTAATATCACGAGCAGTAACGTTCCCTGCTGCCATTAGCAAGATATTACCCCCATTGCCACTAGTGGCATTACGGTCAGAAATAGCTTCAGATTTGGTATTGAGATTACCACTGACGGTAATATTGCCAGTACTGGTAATTAGGGAAATATTGCCACCATTTTGGGTGTTAGCATCAATTCCAGTAAAATTGACCCGTGATGCCGCATTAATATCACCACCAATTACAATATCACCAACGGCATTAACGCTAATATCCCCTGCCTGTTGGATTGCTCCAGAGAATAGGGCCCCCCCAATATTGACATCACTACCCGATGTAATATTGATTTTGCCCCCTAGATTACTAGGACTGCTAAAGGTACCTGCTAGGATAACTTCTGAATTAGTAAGAATTGAACCAGTAATATTCACCGCTTTACCAGCATCAATAGTTACATTCCCCGCATCATTACTGGCAACAGTACTAACCACACCTTCGGTTGAAGTTGCTGAAGCAGAAGCGGCAAAGGAGCCAGCATTAATAACTCCCACATTCACATTATTACCAGCAGTTAGATTTACATCGCCACCTTTTTGAGTAATGGCTGTACCTGAACTTACACTCAATGCCGAAGAAGTATTAATAATATCGGTAATGGCTATATCCTGAGCAGCTTTGAGAGTAACCTTACCTCCTCCTCCTATGGAGTTTGCCTCAATATTGAGAGCAGTAATTGAACCATTTGTACTGGTTGCAGTAATATCACCAGCTTTATCTTCAGGATTAGCAATAGGGTAGGACTCTAAATTATTAGCGATCGCAATATCATTTAAGGCAGTTAATGAGATTTTACCTAAGTTCAATTCATCGGGATAAGAACTAATACTATTCAAAGCGATTTTGCCATTAGTACTATTGGCAGTAACATCCGCTCCTTTAAGGTTGACGGCTGTTATATCCCCAAAAGCGTTAAGGACAATATCGCCTCCAATAGTGACGGGTATGCCGTGGGCAAAGAGGTTTGAGACTGAAATTTTACCGTTGGTACTAGAAATTTTAATGTCTGCGCCAATATCACTAGTAACCTCAGAAACAGTGGATATATTGCCAGCGATCGCCACATCAGACTTAGCAGTTAAATCAACTGTTCCCCCACTATCATTTGTTCTCCAAGTATCAATGCTATTAACGGAAATACCACCATTGGAGCTAGAGAAATTAACCAGACCACCTGTGGTCACCAGACTACCCGTGGAAATATCTCCTGTAGCTGTAAAGTTCAGGTTGCCTCCCCTGAAGCTAACCCTTGAAGAATTAATATTGCCTGTGGCGATCGCTCCTGTGGAAGTAATATCAACATTCCCTGCGTTGAGAGAACCCAGAATCCCAATACTGGAAGAATTTAAATCACCACTAGTAAAATTACCTGAACTAGAAATGAAAATATTGCCTGCATTTTGAGCAACTAAACTTGACTGCGAAGAGGTATTTATACTGCCTGATATGCTTGGCACCCCTGGAACTGTTAGTGTGCCGATATTGATAGATTTTCCAGTGAGAGTTACATCTCCACCATTGCCTGACTGACCAGATTGGGCAAAAGAAAGGGATAAAACTCCCAACCCCACATTAATATTGCCATTTAAGGCTTGAAATGTAATTTTGCCAGCATTACTAGCATTGCCTATAAAAGTTGCCGATGCCGATGTGACATCCTGCAGAATACTAATGTTGCCATTGGTAGTATTAAGGTTAATATCACCGCCTATACCTGTATTACCCTGTGCTACTGCGGAAGTAGAAGATACACGTCTAGCTGAAATATTGCCCGTAGCATCAACTTGAATCTTGGCACCGTTGCCAGTATTACCTAGTCCCGCACCGTTACTAATTACGGATAACGTAGCAATATCTCGGGTACTAATGTTATTACCCTTAAGGGTGATGTTGTTACCGTCACCTGTGGTACCTGATGCTCCTTTAATTTCCGAGTTACTTGTAACATCCTGAACACTTATATTTCCAGTAGTAGAAAGCAGAATTGCACCTGCTTTTTTAGTGGTGCCGTTACTTTGAACTACAGAACCAGAACGTACATTAGTGGCACTAATATTACCAGTGGTAGAGTTAACACTAATATTGCCGCCATTACCTGCTATGCCATTTCCGTTAACAAAGGCATCGGTACTAATCCGATCAGTGACAGCAATATTTTTACTGGCATTAATTGTAATGTTACCGCCGTTGCCTGTATTCCCAGTATTTACCCTAGCTCCCGCATCAATGATTGCTGCCGTAATTCCGCCATTAAGTGAGGATAGAGTAATATCTCCAGCATTGGCAGTGGTAAAACTAGTGGTATCGATCGCCCCTGAAGCAATATTATCCTGAGCCAAGACTTTAATAGCCCCAGATATAGTTCCAGTAGTAGTTGTAGTCAGAATATTTCCAGTTGTAACGCTACCACGGGAATCAATGACCACTGATCCACCATTCCCAGTTGCAGGTCTGGTATCGATATTACCCGTTTGAATTTTGCCCGCTAGGGTTGGATTGGGGTTGTATTGGTTAGTTAAAACTACGTCGCCATTAGGGACAGCGATAGTCACATTACCAATGGTGATATTGGCACTGCTTGGCAAGAGTGTATCTGCGGCGATTGGAGGCTTAATCCCTGCTCTAATATCTAAGGTGGGCTTAATACTGCCATTAATACTAACAGTACTCACGCCATCGGAAAGTCCAAAGGTTTCAGCAATAAAACTGGAAGTATCGGTACCAGTAATTATAATATTCCCCGGAATAGTCACCTGCCCACCCGCCAGAATATGTAAAGATGCCCCCGTATAAGAGGCTAAGCTGACATCTCCATTGGATTTTATGACTGGATCATAGGGACTGAAAAGATTACCTAAGCTGCCATCTAATTGCTCAATCTTGAAATTACCGCCAATAGAGTAATGAGCATCCCCATTGATCGTATTAGCAGACCTTAGGATCATGTCTGTACCAGAAAATAAGCCACTGGCAGCATTATTCAAAGCAAAAACATCTATGCCTTGGTTACCTTGTATAGATAACTTAGCTCCTGCATTAGCGATAAAGGCAGTTGTGGCACTGTCTCTAATTCTGACTGTATTTCCTGCGAGTAAGTTCAGGTTTTGTGATGTTTGGAGTTGAGAATTGACTAGCGTTAAATTATTAGCGGCACTGAGGGTACTTGAACCTGTATTAATGTTTTTAGCGATCGCATCTCCAACTGTGACTGGAAGTTTAGCGGCAGTTAAAATTACATCACCATTATTATTTACACTGAGACCCGTAGCTTTTTCGAGGTTGGCACCAGTTAATAACTGCGGCAGTGTTGGAATAGATAGTCCCCAAGGGTTAATGCCCAAGTCTGGATTAGGTTGAAATTCCAAACCAATGACATCCCCAACTTGGCTAAGTCTTACTAGGTTTTTACCGGGGACAGCACTGAGGGTAATGCTACCATTGGGGGCAGATAGATTACCTGTACTGATCACAGTTCCACCCAAGAAATTAATATCTTTGCCTGAGTTAACCGCTAGATCAGCCGCACTAATAATTGCCCCTGGGTGAGACATGGTAAAAGCAAAGCTATTGGGATTGCCAACTAAAGTTGCATAATTATTAGTCCCGATCGCATTAAAGAAATTATTTCCAAATCCAATCCCATTGGCAGTAGTAGCCGTAAAAGCCCCAGCTAAGTTCAAACTGGCATTATTGCCAAAGATAATTCCCGCAGGATTCATTAAAAATAAATTGGAGTTACCCCCACTTACTTGGATTAATCCATTAATAACTGAGGCATCCCCACCGACAACCCGACCTAAAATATTTTGAATGCTAGGGTTAGAAAGAAAGTTGGCAATTTGATTAGTATTTAAGCCAAATTGTTGAAAGCTGTGAAAAAGATTGGTGCGATCGCCAGATAGTTGACCACCCGAAATATCAATGCGATTACCAATACTATTTACAGCAGTATTTGTGCCATCATTAGCAGGAATAATAGACTGACTCCAACTAGGATAGGCAATGCTAATAAAAGGTAAAATAGCTAATAGTAGGGATGGTCTCGCCATAGATTTTGCTTCGCTATGTTTTTGTAGAAGAATATCACAGCCGTAAATTGATTTTGGTTAAATTACTGGTTTAAATTACTGTTATACGCCCGCCTATAACGGGTATTGTGCTTGTTAGCAAATCATTAATTTTTGTATCATAACTAACAAATAGTTCCGTAGGTGCCACTCCACAGGCGCGATGAACTTCTGACATAGCAGCTAATTGTAATGCTCC
Encoded here:
- a CDS encoding J domain-containing protein, with protein sequence MQQSECYRLLGLSRGASLEDIKLSYRRLARKYHPDVNQDDPAAADKFRLVQQAYQILKDVQLGIIPPQAANFSQSYHPEPQPTRTPPTPKVKVEVKSEVRSKDVRQKVDPIASDPELRLKLDTLRRLQDLLKQRKYIVAIAIAEGMRGKFPQSPEVIHWQAVTYHRWGNELILKKKYKEAEVFLNKALNTDPSNRELAFEVKRDLDRIAAL